A window of the Bradyrhizobium ottawaense genome harbors these coding sequences:
- a CDS encoding YaiI/YqxD family protein, with protein sequence MPPDANLTRIYVDADACPVKDEIYRVAIRHGLPVSVVAGNFIRVPQDPLIERIAAGSGMDAADDWIAERAHQGDIVITSDIPLASRCVKAGAEVIAPNGKPFTEQSIGMTLAVRNLMTDLRSSGEVTGGPKSYSPRDRSAFLSTLDQTIRRIQRQRAEQPVPNQN encoded by the coding sequence ATGCCGCCTGACGCGAACCTGACCCGCATCTATGTCGATGCCGACGCCTGCCCCGTGAAGGACGAGATCTATCGCGTCGCGATCCGGCACGGCCTGCCGGTCAGCGTGGTCGCGGGCAATTTCATCCGCGTACCGCAGGATCCCTTGATCGAGCGCATCGCCGCCGGTTCCGGCATGGATGCCGCCGACGACTGGATCGCGGAGCGTGCGCACCAGGGCGACATCGTCATCACCTCCGACATCCCGCTCGCCAGCCGCTGCGTGAAGGCAGGTGCCGAGGTGATCGCGCCGAACGGCAAGCCGTTCACGGAACAATCGATCGGCATGACGCTGGCGGTGCGCAACCTGATGACCGACCTGCGCTCGTCCGGCGAAGTCACCGGCGGCCCGAAATCCTATTCACCCCGCGACCGTTCGGCCTTCCTGTCGACGCTCGACCAGACCATTCGCCGGATCCAGCGCCAGCGCGCCGAACAGCCCGTGCCGAACCAGAATTGA
- a CDS encoding ABC-F family ATP-binding cassette domain-containing protein encodes MAPPLIQLKDIRLTFGGTPLLSGVELSVSSGERVCLIGRNGSGKSTLLKIAAGLVEPDGGSRFVQPGATIRYLPQEPDFGDHKTTLAYVESGLGPGDDHYQARYLVEQLGLTGEEDPAHVSGGEARRAALARVLAPSPDILLLDEPTNHLDLPTIEWLEGELESRRCALVIISHDRRFLSNLSRQTAWLDRGQIRQIDRGFSAFESWRDEVLAEEERDQHKLDRKIVNEEHWLRYGVSGRRKRNVKRLGNLHELRDQRRTYRGATGNASLAAAEADKSGKLVIEAKNISKAYGERKIVDNFSIRVQRGDRIGIVGPNGAGKTTLIEMLTGGSEPDSGTIRLGANIEMATLDQHRESLDPKSTLAEALTGGRGDHVMVGGKPKHVVSYMKDFLFAQEQMRTPLEVLSGGERGRVMLARSLAKPSNLLVLDEPTNDLDLETLDVLEEMLGDYEGTVILISHDRDFLDRVVTSVIVPEGQGRWIEYAGGYTDMLAQRRADLKRETVVAASAEDSKKPKGTSSSGTSKRRLNFNDKHALETLPKTIAKLQAEIAKLQRFLDDPNLYSKDRKKFDATSAAIGKAQKDMEEAENRWLELEVLREEIEQA; translated from the coding sequence ATGGCGCCGCCGCTGATCCAGTTGAAAGATATCCGTCTGACCTTCGGCGGCACGCCGCTGTTGTCGGGCGTCGAGTTGTCGGTGTCGTCGGGCGAGCGGGTCTGCCTGATCGGCCGCAACGGCTCCGGTAAGTCGACGCTCTTGAAGATCGCCGCCGGTCTCGTCGAACCCGACGGCGGCAGCCGCTTCGTGCAACCCGGCGCCACCATCCGCTATCTGCCGCAGGAGCCGGATTTCGGCGACCACAAGACGACGCTGGCCTATGTCGAGTCCGGGCTTGGCCCTGGCGACGACCATTATCAAGCGCGCTACCTGGTCGAGCAGCTCGGGCTCACCGGCGAAGAGGATCCCGCGCATGTCTCCGGCGGCGAGGCCCGCCGCGCAGCGCTGGCGCGAGTGCTGGCGCCCTCGCCCGACATCCTGCTGCTGGACGAGCCGACCAACCATCTGGACCTTCCGACCATCGAATGGCTGGAAGGCGAACTGGAAAGCCGCCGCTGCGCGCTGGTCATCATCAGCCATGACCGCCGCTTCCTCTCCAACCTCTCGCGCCAGACCGCCTGGCTCGATCGCGGCCAGATCCGACAGATCGACCGCGGTTTTTCCGCGTTCGAGTCCTGGCGCGACGAGGTGCTGGCCGAGGAAGAGCGTGACCAGCACAAGCTCGACCGCAAGATCGTCAACGAGGAGCACTGGCTGCGCTACGGCGTCTCCGGCCGCCGCAAGCGCAACGTCAAGCGGCTCGGCAACCTGCATGAACTGCGCGACCAACGCCGCACCTATCGCGGCGCCACCGGGAATGCCAGCCTCGCCGCCGCCGAAGCCGACAAATCCGGCAAGCTGGTGATCGAAGCGAAGAACATCAGCAAGGCCTATGGCGAGCGCAAGATCGTCGACAATTTCTCCATTCGAGTTCAGCGCGGCGACCGCATCGGCATTGTCGGCCCGAACGGCGCCGGCAAGACCACGCTGATCGAGATGCTGACCGGCGGCAGCGAGCCCGACTCGGGCACCATTCGGCTCGGTGCCAACATTGAAATGGCGACGCTGGACCAGCACCGCGAAAGCCTCGATCCCAAATCGACACTGGCGGAAGCCCTGACCGGCGGCCGCGGCGACCATGTCATGGTCGGCGGCAAGCCGAAGCATGTCGTCAGCTACATGAAAGACTTTCTGTTCGCGCAGGAACAGATGCGGACGCCGCTGGAAGTGCTCTCGGGCGGTGAGCGCGGCCGGGTGATGCTGGCGCGTTCGCTGGCGAAGCCATCCAACCTCCTGGTGCTGGACGAACCGACCAACGACCTCGATCTCGAAACCCTCGACGTGCTCGAGGAAATGCTCGGCGATTACGAGGGCACCGTAATCCTGATCAGCCATGACCGCGACTTCCTCGACCGCGTCGTCACCTCCGTGATCGTGCCCGAGGGCCAGGGCCGCTGGATCGAATATGCCGGCGGCTACACCGACATGCTGGCGCAGCGCCGCGCCGACCTGAAACGCGAGACCGTGGTCGCGGCATCGGCCGAGGACAGCAAGAAGCCGAAGGGCACCTCGTCGTCAGGCACTTCCAAGCGCCGTCTCAACTTCAACGACAAGCACGCGCTGGAGACGTTGCCAAAGACGATTGCCAAGCTGCAGGCCGAAATTGCCAAACTGCAGCGCTTCCTTGACGATCCGAATCTTTACTCCAAGGATCGCAAGAAGTTCGACGCGACTTCGGCTGCGATCGGCAAGGCGCAGAAAGACATGGAAGAAGCCGAAAACCGCTGGCTGGAACTTGAAGTGTTGCGTGAAGAGATCGAGCAGGCCTGA
- a CDS encoding D-TA family PLP-dependent enzyme yields MTTPLAAKIAREYGTPAAVIDMDRVERNIARIQAACDAAGVANRPHIKTHKSPLLAQMQVKAGAKGITCQKLGEAEIMADAGIDDILISYNLIGEEKMARLGALQAKANMTVAADNSTVIAGLPQAAAASGRPLSVVVECDTGRKRAGVETPTEAVALAREIAASKGLIFAGFMLYPTETGWADAQKFFDEALAGVRAHGLDASIVSTGGTPNLKNVGKLKGATEHRPGTYIYNDRMQVAAGVASWDDCALNIYSTVVSRAGPDRGILDAGSKTLTSDTGGGLDGHGLILEHPEAKIARFAEEHGFLDLARSNTRPVVGDVVRIVPNHVCVVVNMMDEVVMVRGDEIIGILPVAARGKLR; encoded by the coding sequence ATGACCACACCCCTCGCCGCCAAAATCGCCCGGGAATACGGCACGCCCGCCGCCGTGATCGACATGGACCGGGTCGAGCGCAACATCGCGCGCATCCAGGCGGCCTGCGATGCAGCCGGGGTCGCCAACCGTCCGCATATCAAGACCCATAAGAGCCCGCTGCTGGCTCAGATGCAGGTCAAGGCCGGCGCCAAAGGCATCACCTGCCAGAAACTCGGCGAGGCCGAGATCATGGCAGACGCTGGCATCGACGACATCCTGATCAGCTACAATCTGATCGGCGAGGAAAAAATGGCCCGGCTCGGCGCGCTGCAAGCCAAGGCCAACATGACGGTGGCCGCCGACAATTCGACCGTGATCGCGGGCCTGCCGCAGGCCGCCGCCGCTTCCGGCCGTCCCCTGTCCGTGGTGGTCGAATGCGACACCGGGCGCAAGCGCGCCGGCGTCGAAACACCCACTGAAGCCGTCGCGCTCGCGCGAGAGATCGCAGCGTCCAAGGGATTGATATTCGCGGGCTTCATGCTGTACCCGACCGAGACCGGCTGGGCCGACGCACAAAAGTTCTTCGACGAGGCGCTGGCCGGCGTCCGCGCCCACGGCCTCGACGCGTCAATCGTCTCCACCGGTGGCACACCGAACCTGAAGAACGTCGGTAAACTCAAGGGCGCGACCGAGCACCGGCCCGGCACCTATATCTACAACGACCGCATGCAGGTCGCGGCCGGCGTCGCCAGTTGGGACGATTGCGCGCTCAACATCTATTCCACCGTCGTCAGCCGCGCCGGCCCCGATCGCGGCATTCTCGACGCCGGCTCCAAGACGCTCACATCTGACACCGGCGGCGGCCTCGACGGCCATGGCCTCATTCTGGAGCACCCGGAAGCCAAGATCGCGCGCTTCGCCGAGGAGCACGGCTTTCTCGATCTCGCCCGCAGCAACACAAGGCCCGTGGTCGGCGACGTCGTGCGGATCGTGCCCAATCATGTCTGCGTCGTCGTCAACATGATGGATGAGGTGGTGATGGTGCGGGGAGACGAGATTATCGGCATCCTGCCGGTCGCGGCGCGGGGGAAGTTAAGGTAG
- a CDS encoding NAD(P)/FAD-dependent oxidoreductase: MSPPSKNVAIIGAGPAGLMAAEVLAQGGANVTVYDSMPSAGRKFLMAGRGGLNLTHSEPLPQFLTRYREAAPHLQAAIDAFPPNALRDWSEALGQETFIGSSGRVFPKAFKASPLLRAWLRRLDSLGVRLMLRHRWTGWDEDGHLRFQTPDGARDVEAGATVLALGGASWPRLGSDGSWVEALAAKGVNISRLRPANSGFTVAWSEIFRDRFEGQPLKGVALTSGQNTIRGECIVTRTGIEGGAIYALSADLREAIDSSGRATLQIALRPDLEANDLIAKLSAPKGKQSLSNFLRKAVSLSPVAIGLLQEAAKASGVSLASLSPADLARLINAVPVELSGTAPIARAISTSGGIAFDELDADFMLRRLPGIFAAGEMLDWEAPTGGYLLQASFATGAAAGRGALSWLNRKL; this comes from the coding sequence ATGTCACCGCCCTCCAAAAACGTCGCGATCATCGGCGCCGGCCCCGCCGGCCTGATGGCGGCCGAAGTGCTGGCGCAAGGGGGCGCCAACGTCACCGTCTACGATTCGATGCCTTCCGCCGGCCGCAAGTTCCTGATGGCCGGGCGAGGTGGGCTCAACCTGACGCACAGCGAACCGCTGCCGCAATTCCTCACACGCTACCGTGAGGCTGCGCCGCATCTTCAAGCTGCTATCGACGCATTTCCGCCAAACGCGTTGCGCGACTGGAGCGAAGCGCTGGGGCAGGAAACCTTCATCGGCTCCAGCGGCCGGGTGTTTCCAAAGGCCTTCAAGGCATCGCCGTTGCTGCGCGCATGGCTACGGCGGCTGGACTCGCTGGGTGTGCGGCTGATGCTGCGTCATCGCTGGACCGGTTGGGACGAAGATGGCCATCTCCGTTTTCAAACGCCGGACGGAGCGCGCGATGTCGAAGCCGGTGCGACCGTGCTGGCACTCGGCGGCGCAAGCTGGCCGCGGCTTGGATCGGATGGATCGTGGGTGGAAGCGCTCGCCGCCAAAGGCGTCAACATATCCAGGCTCCGGCCGGCCAATTCCGGCTTCACCGTCGCCTGGTCGGAGATCTTTCGCGATCGCTTCGAGGGGCAGCCACTGAAGGGTGTGGCGCTGACATCGGGTCAGAACACCATACGCGGCGAATGCATCGTTACCCGCACCGGCATCGAGGGTGGCGCGATCTACGCGTTGTCAGCCGATCTGCGCGAGGCGATCGACAGCTCGGGGCGGGCAACCCTGCAAATCGCTTTGCGGCCCGACCTCGAAGCGAACGATCTGATCGCGAAGCTTTCGGCGCCGAAGGGCAAACAATCGCTGTCCAATTTCCTGCGTAAGGCTGTGAGCCTCTCGCCGGTTGCGATTGGATTGCTGCAGGAGGCGGCCAAGGCCTCCGGCGTTTCGTTAGCGTCGCTGTCGCCGGCCGATCTTGCTCGCCTGATCAACGCCGTTCCCGTCGAGCTCTCCGGCACCGCGCCGATCGCACGCGCGATCTCGACCTCGGGCGGGATCGCGTTCGACGAACTCGATGCGGATTTCATGCTGCGCCGTCTGCCCGGCATCTTCGCGGCCGGCGAGATGCTGGATTGGGAAGCCCCGACCGGCGGCTATCTCTTGCAGGCGTCGTTTGCGACGGGGGCGGCGGCGGGCAGGGGGGCTCTCAGTTGGCTAAATCGAAAGCTCTAA
- a CDS encoding SDR family NAD(P)-dependent oxidoreductase yields MAIRFDGRVAIVTGAGNGLGRAHALGLASRGAKVVVNDFGGARDGTGGSLSPAEAVVEEIRKAGGTAMADGADVSKFAQVTAMVERVTKEWGSVDMLCANAGILRDKSFAKMDVADFAKVLDVHLVGTFYCCKAVWDGMRERNYGRIVLTTSSSGLFGNFGQANYGAAKAGMVGLMNVLAEEGRKNNIRVNTISPTAATRMTEELLPPQALALMRPEAITPAVEFLLSEDAPTRTIMGAGAGSFAVIKIIETEGVNLAQSDWTPDAVAAHFAEISDTSKAKALQGAFEQTQKYVAQAAARAGIKL; encoded by the coding sequence ATGGCAATCAGGTTTGACGGACGCGTCGCTATCGTAACCGGCGCGGGCAATGGTCTGGGACGAGCGCACGCGCTGGGGCTGGCCAGCCGCGGCGCCAAGGTGGTCGTCAACGATTTCGGCGGCGCGCGCGATGGCACCGGCGGATCGCTGAGCCCGGCCGAGGCCGTGGTCGAGGAGATCCGGAAAGCCGGCGGCACCGCGATGGCCGACGGCGCCGACGTCTCGAAGTTCGCACAAGTCACCGCGATGGTGGAGCGCGTTACCAAGGAGTGGGGCAGCGTCGATATGTTGTGCGCCAATGCTGGTATCCTGCGCGACAAGTCGTTTGCGAAAATGGACGTCGCCGACTTCGCCAAGGTGCTCGATGTCCATCTCGTCGGCACGTTCTACTGTTGTAAGGCGGTATGGGACGGCATGCGCGAGCGCAATTACGGCCGTATCGTGCTGACGACGTCGTCATCGGGCCTATTCGGCAATTTCGGCCAGGCCAATTACGGGGCGGCCAAGGCCGGCATGGTCGGCCTGATGAACGTGCTGGCCGAGGAAGGCCGCAAGAACAACATCCGCGTCAACACCATCTCGCCGACCGCCGCAACCCGCATGACGGAAGAGTTGCTGCCGCCGCAGGCGCTGGCGCTGATGCGCCCGGAGGCGATTACCCCGGCGGTGGAATTTTTGCTGAGCGAGGACGCGCCGACCCGCACCATCATGGGTGCCGGCGCCGGCTCGTTCGCGGTGATCAAGATCATCGAGACCGAAGGCGTCAATCTCGCCCAGTCCGACTGGACGCCGGATGCGGTGGCGGCGCATTTCGCCGAGATCAGCGACACGTCGAAGGCGAAAGCGCTGCAGGGCGCGTTCGAGCAGACGCAGAAGTATGTGGCGCAGGCCGCGGCGAGGGCGGGGATAAAGCTCTGA
- a CDS encoding MaoC family dehydratase — translation MNEVWKKPPVSFEAYQAMVGKEIGVSSWHLLDQARINVYADVIEDHQFIHVDPERAKKETAFGNTIAHGFLTMSLMSVMSYEVMPVIEGTAMGVNYGFDKLRFLSPVRAGSRVRGRFTLAEAKLRKPKELQSRTNVTVEIEGEDKPALVADWIGLIYFE, via the coding sequence ATGAATGAAGTCTGGAAGAAGCCGCCGGTCTCGTTTGAGGCCTATCAGGCCATGGTCGGCAAGGAGATCGGGGTGTCGTCGTGGCATCTGCTCGATCAGGCCAGGATCAACGTCTATGCCGACGTGATCGAGGATCATCAGTTCATCCATGTCGATCCCGAGCGCGCCAAAAAGGAAACCGCGTTCGGCAACACCATCGCGCACGGCTTTCTGACGATGTCGCTGATGTCAGTCATGTCCTACGAGGTGATGCCGGTCATCGAAGGCACCGCGATGGGCGTCAATTACGGCTTCGACAAGCTGCGCTTCCTCTCGCCGGTGCGCGCCGGCTCGCGCGTCCGCGGCCGGTTTACGCTCGCGGAAGCCAAGCTGCGCAAGCCGAAAGAGCTGCAGTCGCGGACCAACGTCACCGTCGAGATCGAGGGCGAGGACAAGCCGGCGCTGGTCGCCGACTGGATCGGGCTGATCTATTTCGAGTGA
- a CDS encoding AMP-binding protein, giving the protein MTTFQEARAFLLKHRTDYDAAVKGFRWPDPVPFNWALDWFDAELARNADSRDRTALWIVDAGSDKQTRLSFSALSRRSNQVANFLRAQGLKRGDHLLLLLGNVVPLWETMLAAMKLGVVVIPATTLLTPDELRDRLDRGRAKVVVASQDQVAKFAGLGGDKLIRIVVDASSKHDGWLPFEDASGASESFAADGSTNAEDPMLLYFTSGTTAKPKLVRHSQRSYPVGGLSTMFWLGLQPGDVHLNISSPGWAKHAWSCFFAPWNAGATVFVVNQPRFDAKALLATVGRCGVTTLCAPPTVWRLFIQERLADFKVSLREVCGAGEPLNPEVIDQVQAAWGLTIRDGYGQTETTALAGNSPGQKVKVGSMGRPLPGYRVQITDNDGHLTREGEVTLLLGADRPAGLMQGYQGDDGKLSGADGDLYRSGDVVFADEEGYLTFVGRSDDVFKSSDYRISPFELESVLLEHEAVAEAAVVPSPDPIRLAIPKAYVLLVSGVARSPATALSIFQHLHTRLAPFKRIRRIELVTELPKTISGKIRRVQLRRLEHDNNRDDALRGQEFREEEFPELQKVRTAGSEN; this is encoded by the coding sequence ATGACGACCTTCCAGGAAGCGCGCGCGTTTCTGCTCAAGCACCGCACCGATTACGATGCGGCCGTGAAGGGATTTCGCTGGCCCGATCCGGTTCCGTTCAACTGGGCGCTGGACTGGTTCGATGCCGAACTGGCCCGCAATGCCGACAGCCGGGATCGCACCGCGCTGTGGATCGTCGATGCCGGCAGCGACAAGCAGACCAGGCTGTCGTTCTCGGCGCTGTCGCGCCGTTCCAATCAGGTGGCAAATTTCCTGCGCGCGCAGGGACTGAAGCGCGGCGATCACCTGTTGCTGCTGCTCGGCAATGTCGTGCCGCTGTGGGAGACCATGCTGGCGGCGATGAAGCTCGGCGTCGTCGTGATCCCCGCGACGACGCTGCTGACGCCCGACGAATTGCGCGACCGGCTCGATCGCGGCCGCGCCAAGGTGGTGGTGGCCTCGCAGGACCAGGTCGCGAAGTTCGCCGGCCTCGGCGGCGACAAACTCATTCGCATCGTGGTCGACGCATCCTCAAAGCATGACGGCTGGCTGCCGTTCGAGGACGCATCGGGCGCGTCGGAAAGCTTTGCAGCCGACGGGTCGACCAACGCCGAAGATCCGATGCTGCTCTATTTCACCTCGGGCACCACGGCCAAACCGAAACTGGTGCGGCACAGCCAGCGCAGTTATCCCGTTGGCGGGCTGTCGACGATGTTCTGGCTGGGCTTGCAGCCCGGCGACGTGCACCTGAACATTTCCTCGCCGGGTTGGGCCAAGCACGCCTGGAGCTGTTTCTTTGCGCCGTGGAATGCGGGAGCCACCGTGTTCGTGGTCAATCAGCCGCGCTTCGATGCCAAGGCGCTGCTCGCGACCGTCGGCCGTTGCGGCGTTACCACGCTGTGCGCGCCGCCGACGGTGTGGCGGCTGTTCATCCAGGAGCGGCTGGCGGATTTCAAGGTGTCGTTGCGCGAAGTCTGCGGCGCCGGCGAACCGCTCAATCCCGAAGTGATCGATCAGGTGCAGGCGGCGTGGGGGCTGACGATCCGCGACGGTTACGGCCAGACCGAAACCACCGCACTGGCCGGCAATTCGCCGGGCCAGAAGGTCAAGGTCGGTTCGATGGGCCGGCCGCTGCCGGGTTACCGCGTGCAGATCACCGATAATGACGGCCACCTCACCAGGGAAGGCGAGGTGACGCTGCTGCTTGGCGCCGACCGGCCGGCGGGCTTGATGCAGGGCTATCAGGGCGACGACGGCAAACTGAGCGGCGCCGACGGCGATCTCTACCGCAGCGGCGACGTGGTGTTTGCCGACGAGGAGGGGTACCTTACCTTTGTCGGCCGTTCCGACGACGTGTTCAAGTCGTCCGACTACCGCATCAGTCCGTTCGAACTGGAGAGCGTGCTGCTCGAACATGAGGCGGTTGCGGAGGCCGCTGTCGTTCCAAGTCCGGATCCGATACGGCTCGCGATCCCGAAGGCCTATGTGTTGCTGGTGTCAGGCGTGGCGCGGTCGCCGGCCACCGCGCTATCGATCTTCCAGCACCTGCACACGCGGCTGGCGCCGTTCAAGCGCATCCGCCGGATCGAGCTGGTGACGGAACTGCCGAAGACGATTTCGGGAAAAATCCGCCGCGTGCAGTTGCGCCGGCTCGAACATGACAATAACCGTGATGATGCGCTACGCGGGCAGGAGTTCCGTGAAGAGGAATTTCCGGAGCTGCAGAAGGTGCGGACGGCCGGGTCGGAGAATTAG
- the mmsB gene encoding 3-hydroxyisobutyrate dehydrogenase, translated as MAHIAFIGLGNMGGPMAANLVKAGHKVTAFDLVAASRDQAKADGAAIGESSVGSVRGADVVVTMLPAGKHVLSVWGEVIPAMAKGTLIIDCSTIDVESAKQAHVLAAKHGMLSVDAPVSGGTGGAKGATLTFMCGGDDKSFAAAKPVLENMGKKIVHCGGAGAGQAAKICNNMILGISMIGVGEAFALAEKLGLSHQALFDVASTSSGQCWALTSYCPVPGPVPTSPANNGYKPGFASNLMVKDLTLAQDAANAAGAVTPLGKHAQEIYKAFDAAGNGGVDFSGIIQHVRSLAGK; from the coding sequence ATGGCTCATATCGCATTCATTGGCCTCGGCAACATGGGCGGTCCGATGGCGGCCAATCTGGTCAAGGCCGGCCACAAGGTGACCGCGTTCGATCTGGTCGCCGCTTCACGCGATCAAGCCAAGGCCGATGGTGCTGCGATCGGCGAAAGCTCGGTGGGCTCGGTCAGGGGCGCCGATGTCGTCGTTACGATGTTGCCGGCCGGCAAGCATGTGCTGTCGGTCTGGGGCGAAGTGATCCCGGCGATGGCCAAGGGTACGCTGATCATCGATTGCTCGACTATCGACGTCGAAAGCGCCAAGCAGGCGCATGTGCTGGCGGCCAAGCATGGCATGCTCTCGGTCGACGCGCCGGTGTCGGGCGGAACCGGCGGCGCCAAGGGCGCGACGCTGACCTTCATGTGCGGCGGCGACGACAAGTCGTTCGCGGCGGCTAAACCCGTGCTGGAAAACATGGGCAAGAAGATCGTGCATTGCGGCGGCGCCGGTGCCGGGCAGGCGGCCAAGATCTGTAACAACATGATTTTGGGAATCTCCATGATCGGGGTCGGCGAAGCCTTTGCGCTCGCCGAAAAACTAGGGCTGTCACATCAGGCCCTGTTCGATGTGGCCTCGACCTCGTCGGGGCAGTGCTGGGCGCTGACCTCCTATTGCCCGGTGCCGGGCCCGGTGCCGACGTCGCCCGCCAACAACGGCTACAAGCCGGGCTTCGCCTCCAACCTGATGGTCAAGGACCTGACCTTGGCGCAGGATGCGGCCAACGCCGCGGGCGCCGTGACGCCGCTGGGCAAGCACGCCCAGGAAATCTATAAGGCGTTCGACGCCGCCGGAAACGGCGGGGTAGATTTTTCCGGGATTATCCAGCACGTTCGGAGTCTCGCCGGGAAATAA
- a CDS encoding enoyl-CoA hydratase/isomerase family protein, translating to MTATATVAPMEGDLIARREGACGVIRLNRPKAINAVTLEMFRDIDKALDAFEADPAVSVILLEGAGERGLCAGGDIRALWESSKVKGDLGKILWREEYILNARIKKFPKPYVSFMDGIVMGGGVGLSAHSSHRVVTEKTKLAMPEVGLGFFPDVGGTWLLSHSPGEIGTYFGLTGTTMNGPDAIHARFADAVVPSAKLPELREALTKVRAGVTAADITALIDGFATGATAGPVAAMQAKIDGWFAHDRMEDIVAALRSDGSELALATLKTLNEKSPRGMVVTLKLLRLARTSRTLEECLVREYRAALEVFASDDFREGVRAAVIDKDRNPTWSPPRIEDVTPDMVAPYFAEIGDDELKFS from the coding sequence ATGACGGCGACCGCCACCGTTGCGCCCATGGAAGGCGATCTGATCGCGCGGCGCGAAGGCGCCTGCGGCGTCATTCGTCTCAACCGGCCGAAGGCGATCAATGCCGTGACGCTGGAGATGTTTCGCGACATCGACAAGGCGCTCGATGCGTTCGAGGCCGATCCCGCGGTCAGCGTGATCCTGCTGGAAGGTGCCGGCGAACGCGGCCTATGCGCCGGCGGCGACATCCGCGCGCTCTGGGAGAGCTCGAAGGTCAAGGGCGATCTCGGCAAGATCCTGTGGCGCGAGGAATACATCCTCAACGCCCGCATCAAGAAATTCCCAAAGCCCTACGTGTCCTTCATGGACGGCATCGTGATGGGCGGCGGCGTCGGTCTATCGGCGCACTCAAGCCATCGCGTCGTGACCGAGAAGACCAAGCTCGCCATGCCCGAAGTCGGTCTCGGCTTTTTTCCCGATGTCGGCGGAACCTGGCTGCTGTCGCATTCACCGGGAGAGATCGGCACCTACTTCGGATTGACCGGCACGACCATGAACGGCCCCGATGCGATCCATGCGCGCTTTGCCGATGCGGTGGTGCCTTCGGCCAAACTGCCCGAATTGCGCGAGGCGCTGACCAAAGTTCGCGCCGGGGTCACGGCAGCTGATATCACCGCCCTGATCGACGGCTTTGCGACCGGCGCCACCGCCGGCCCGGTGGCGGCGATGCAGGCAAAAATCGACGGCTGGTTCGCGCACGACCGGATGGAAGATATCGTCGCGGCGCTTCGCAGCGATGGTTCTGAACTGGCGCTGGCGACCTTGAAGACGCTGAACGAGAAATCGCCGCGCGGCATGGTGGTGACGCTGAAGCTGCTGCGGCTGGCGCGCACCTCGCGCACGCTGGAAGAATGCCTGGTGCGGGAATATCGCGCCGCGCTGGAAGTGTTCGCCAGCGACGATTTCCGCGAAGGCGTGCGCGCCGCTGTCATCGACAAGGACCGCAACCCAACATGGTCGCCGCCACGCATCGAAGACGTCACGCCTGACATGGTGGCGCCATACTTCGCCGAAATCGGCGACGACGAACTCAAGTTTAGCTGA